The following proteins come from a genomic window of Bactrocera tryoni isolate S06 chromosome 1, CSIRO_BtryS06_freeze2, whole genome shotgun sequence:
- the LOC120777159 gene encoding glycerol-3-phosphate acyltransferase 1, mitochondrial isoform X1: MLASLLNFVQGAVEMSTIGCVELASVVLIVYYIYAKTRTLEILTNLFPNLKLNINYRPSIVKFNTMGNELLTTLRRNVQPETKQTNALTHAQGTNNMLQLTPHAGKKPYQSMFDWGVYFPFLAQCLRIKRFEYPQVSGAAQEDLMIQRAIKQAAEQIVREQRIESHKTYNLIGDTSNDTEDSKNYQDILSNQERRANNILMNMRSTLNHYLIMLTSWLLYKLLPCFLSGVVTHTRQIETLKKASERAPGIPLIFLPLHRSHLDYIMVTFILTNNDIRSPLVAAGDNLQIPVFGGLLRGLGAFFIKRKIDPVVGKKDILYRAILQQYIQHALKMSHNVEFFIEGGRTRTGKPCMPKGGILSVIVNAFMDHSIPDALLVPVSVNYERLVDGNFVREQKGEKKVPESFWKAMAGIWKTLHSKYGLMRIDFNEPYSIKELVQSYNKVATDDSQFKVYKPSERKLQHNQSTSSLYGTDVVCEEHRTLIDSISREVVYDCATATSVMSTNALAFLMLTQFRKGALATDIALALDSLRNRLKGRKDMAFAGDSLHIVNYSADLLGEGLIMRTQDERGQTHLQPVQSIEASIELSYYSNMLTPHFALQSVLMITFHELLSLNGKFTKTDTETDNIPGISRKNLIDAALANCDVLRYEFILHKPTQILSNLLEINLDELIVNDLIKLPEVREEPDSNAESRKIARSIAAYLEDADDSEYIDYVPNGNNQDEQPDIFLANDTLTEQKAICEVLAPVSHTYLSVAQSLSILYKNSMLETEFIKFVINSISNKVNSGACPYAESVSTDSVRNCLKLLEKWSVLEISNDHGLRLLTLGTLYETSKESVKTIIGRIAKIVPPKTGYLHLSA; this comes from the exons ATGTTAGCTTCATTGCTGAACTTTGTGCAAGGAGCTGTGGAAATGTCTACCATCGGTTGTGTTGAGTTGGCATCAGTGGTTCTCATCGTTTACTATATCTACGCCAAAACAAG AACGCTGGAAATCTTAACCAATCTATTTCctaatttgaaattgaatattAATTATCGGCCATCAATTGTAAAGTTCAACACCATGGGCAATGAACTGTTAACAACACTGCGTAGAAATGTTCAACCG GAAACAAAACAGACCAATGCGCTCACACATGCACAAGGCACGAACAATATGTTGCAGTTAACACCTCATGCCGGTAAAAAGCCATACCAATCAATGTTTGACTGGGGTGTTTACTTCCCGTTTCTAGCGCAATGTTTGCGCATAAAACGTTTTGAATATCCACAG GTGTCTGGTGCTGCGCAAGAAGATCTAATGATACAACGTGCCATCAAgcaagctgcagaacaaatcgtACGTGAACAGAGAATTGAATCACACAAAACATACAATTTAATTGGTGATACATCAAACGACACGGAAGATTCAAAAAACTACCAAGACATTTTGTCAAATCAAGAACGACgtgctaataatattttaatgaatatgCGTTCCACACTGAACCACTACTTAATAATGCTTACTTCCTGGTTATTGTACAAGCTTTTACCATGCTTTTTGTCTGGAGTGGTAACGCACACAAGACAAatagaaacattaaaaaaagctTCGGAACGTGCACCTGGTattcctttaatatttttaccattgCATCGAAGCCATCTCGACTACATAATGGTCACTTTTATTTTGACCAATAATGACATTCGCAGTCCATTAGTAGCTGCAGGCGACAATTTACAGATTCCCGTATTCGGCGGACTCCTACGTGGCCTTGGAGCTTTCTTCATTAAGCGAAAAATCGATCCTGTAGTTGGAAAAAAAGACATTCTTTACAGAGCTATTCTTCAGCAATACATTCAACATGCGCTAAAAATGTCCCATAATGTTGAATTTTTCATTGAAGGCGGACGCACCCGTACCGGAAAGCCCTGTATGCCAAAAGGTGGTATTTTATCAGTAATTGTTAATGCATTTATGGACCATAGCATCCCAGATGCGTTACTAGTTCCGGTTTCGGTTAATTATGAGCGTCTTGTTGATGGAAATTTTGTACGTGAACAAAAAGGTGAAAAGAAGGTACCGGAGTCATTCTGGAAAGCTATGGCAGGAATTTGGAAG ACTTTGCACTCAAAGTACGGTCTTATGCGCATCGACTTTAACGAACCATACTCTATAAAGGAACTGGTCCAATCATATAACAAAGTTGCCACAGATGATAGCCAATTCAAAGTGTACAAGCCCTCCGAAAG AAAACTACAGCACAACCAATCAACATCATCTTTATATGGCACTGACGTGGTATGCGAAGAACATCGCACACTTATAGATAGCATTTCAAGAGAAGTTGTATATGATTGCGCTACCGCCACATCAGTAATGTCAACAAACGCGCTGGCATTTCTAATGTTGACTCAGTTTCGCAAAGGCGCACTAGCCACTGATATCGCGCTGGCACTAGATTCACTTCGTAATCGGTTAAAAGGGCGCAAAGATATGGCATTCGCGGGAGATTCTTTACATATTGTCAATTATTCGGCAGATTTATTAGGCGAAG GTTTAATAATGCGGACGCAGGATGAACGTGGACAGACTCATTTACAACCTGTGCAAAGCATTGAGGCGTCAATTGAGTTATCCTACTATTCAAATATGCTTACACCACATTTTGCTTTGCAATCCGTATTAATGATAACCTTCCACGAATTGTTGTCATTAAACGGAAAGTTCACTAAAACG GATACCGAAACGGACAATATACCAGGAATTTCGAGAAAAAATCTCATTGATGCAGCTTTAGCAAACTGTGATGTACTACGATACGAATTTATTTTACACAAGCCAACCCAGATATTAAGTAACCTTTTGGAGATTAATTTGGATGAACTAATAGTCAACGATCTTATAAAGTTACCAGAG GTAAGAGAAGAACCTGATAGCAACGCCGAAAGCCGTAAAATTGCCCGTAGTATTGCGGCATACTTAGAAGATGCAGATGACTCTGAATATATTGATTATGTGCCGAATGGGAATAATCAAGATGAACAGCCCgatatatttttggcaaatgaCACACTGACTGAACAGAAAGCGATTTGTGAAGTTTTGGCGCCAGTTAGTCATACATATCTCTCGGTAGCTCAATCACTTAGTATTCTGTATAAAAATTCGATGCTCGAAACTGAATTCATTAAGTTCGTTATTAATAGCATATCAAACAAGGTGAATAGTGGAGCTTGTCCATATG CTGAAAGTGTATCCACAGACTCTGTGCGAAATTGCTTGAAGCTGCTAGAAAAATGGTCAGTGTTAGAAATTTCGAATGATCATGGTTTGCGTCTGTTAACGCTTGGAACGCTTTATGAAACATCCAAAGAATCTGTAAAGACTATTATTGGAAGAATAGCCAAAATAGTTCCGCCAAAAACCGGTTACCTGCATCTTTCAGCATAA
- the LOC120777159 gene encoding glycerol-3-phosphate acyltransferase 1, mitochondrial isoform X2 — MSDDEFRARGWFEETKQTNALTHAQGTNNMLQLTPHAGKKPYQSMFDWGVYFPFLAQCLRIKRFEYPQVSGAAQEDLMIQRAIKQAAEQIVREQRIESHKTYNLIGDTSNDTEDSKNYQDILSNQERRANNILMNMRSTLNHYLIMLTSWLLYKLLPCFLSGVVTHTRQIETLKKASERAPGIPLIFLPLHRSHLDYIMVTFILTNNDIRSPLVAAGDNLQIPVFGGLLRGLGAFFIKRKIDPVVGKKDILYRAILQQYIQHALKMSHNVEFFIEGGRTRTGKPCMPKGGILSVIVNAFMDHSIPDALLVPVSVNYERLVDGNFVREQKGEKKVPESFWKAMAGIWKTLHSKYGLMRIDFNEPYSIKELVQSYNKVATDDSQFKVYKPSERKLQHNQSTSSLYGTDVVCEEHRTLIDSISREVVYDCATATSVMSTNALAFLMLTQFRKGALATDIALALDSLRNRLKGRKDMAFAGDSLHIVNYSADLLGEGLIMRTQDERGQTHLQPVQSIEASIELSYYSNMLTPHFALQSVLMITFHELLSLNGKFTKTDTETDNIPGISRKNLIDAALANCDVLRYEFILHKPTQILSNLLEINLDELIVNDLIKLPEVREEPDSNAESRKIARSIAAYLEDADDSEYIDYVPNGNNQDEQPDIFLANDTLTEQKAICEVLAPVSHTYLSVAQSLSILYKNSMLETEFIKFVINSISNKVNSGACPYAESVSTDSVRNCLKLLEKWSVLEISNDHGLRLLTLGTLYETSKESVKTIIGRIAKIVPPKTGYLHLSA, encoded by the exons ATGTCCGACGATGAATTCCGCGCGCGTGGTTGGTTTGAG GAAACAAAACAGACCAATGCGCTCACACATGCACAAGGCACGAACAATATGTTGCAGTTAACACCTCATGCCGGTAAAAAGCCATACCAATCAATGTTTGACTGGGGTGTTTACTTCCCGTTTCTAGCGCAATGTTTGCGCATAAAACGTTTTGAATATCCACAG GTGTCTGGTGCTGCGCAAGAAGATCTAATGATACAACGTGCCATCAAgcaagctgcagaacaaatcgtACGTGAACAGAGAATTGAATCACACAAAACATACAATTTAATTGGTGATACATCAAACGACACGGAAGATTCAAAAAACTACCAAGACATTTTGTCAAATCAAGAACGACgtgctaataatattttaatgaatatgCGTTCCACACTGAACCACTACTTAATAATGCTTACTTCCTGGTTATTGTACAAGCTTTTACCATGCTTTTTGTCTGGAGTGGTAACGCACACAAGACAAatagaaacattaaaaaaagctTCGGAACGTGCACCTGGTattcctttaatatttttaccattgCATCGAAGCCATCTCGACTACATAATGGTCACTTTTATTTTGACCAATAATGACATTCGCAGTCCATTAGTAGCTGCAGGCGACAATTTACAGATTCCCGTATTCGGCGGACTCCTACGTGGCCTTGGAGCTTTCTTCATTAAGCGAAAAATCGATCCTGTAGTTGGAAAAAAAGACATTCTTTACAGAGCTATTCTTCAGCAATACATTCAACATGCGCTAAAAATGTCCCATAATGTTGAATTTTTCATTGAAGGCGGACGCACCCGTACCGGAAAGCCCTGTATGCCAAAAGGTGGTATTTTATCAGTAATTGTTAATGCATTTATGGACCATAGCATCCCAGATGCGTTACTAGTTCCGGTTTCGGTTAATTATGAGCGTCTTGTTGATGGAAATTTTGTACGTGAACAAAAAGGTGAAAAGAAGGTACCGGAGTCATTCTGGAAAGCTATGGCAGGAATTTGGAAG ACTTTGCACTCAAAGTACGGTCTTATGCGCATCGACTTTAACGAACCATACTCTATAAAGGAACTGGTCCAATCATATAACAAAGTTGCCACAGATGATAGCCAATTCAAAGTGTACAAGCCCTCCGAAAG AAAACTACAGCACAACCAATCAACATCATCTTTATATGGCACTGACGTGGTATGCGAAGAACATCGCACACTTATAGATAGCATTTCAAGAGAAGTTGTATATGATTGCGCTACCGCCACATCAGTAATGTCAACAAACGCGCTGGCATTTCTAATGTTGACTCAGTTTCGCAAAGGCGCACTAGCCACTGATATCGCGCTGGCACTAGATTCACTTCGTAATCGGTTAAAAGGGCGCAAAGATATGGCATTCGCGGGAGATTCTTTACATATTGTCAATTATTCGGCAGATTTATTAGGCGAAG GTTTAATAATGCGGACGCAGGATGAACGTGGACAGACTCATTTACAACCTGTGCAAAGCATTGAGGCGTCAATTGAGTTATCCTACTATTCAAATATGCTTACACCACATTTTGCTTTGCAATCCGTATTAATGATAACCTTCCACGAATTGTTGTCATTAAACGGAAAGTTCACTAAAACG GATACCGAAACGGACAATATACCAGGAATTTCGAGAAAAAATCTCATTGATGCAGCTTTAGCAAACTGTGATGTACTACGATACGAATTTATTTTACACAAGCCAACCCAGATATTAAGTAACCTTTTGGAGATTAATTTGGATGAACTAATAGTCAACGATCTTATAAAGTTACCAGAG GTAAGAGAAGAACCTGATAGCAACGCCGAAAGCCGTAAAATTGCCCGTAGTATTGCGGCATACTTAGAAGATGCAGATGACTCTGAATATATTGATTATGTGCCGAATGGGAATAATCAAGATGAACAGCCCgatatatttttggcaaatgaCACACTGACTGAACAGAAAGCGATTTGTGAAGTTTTGGCGCCAGTTAGTCATACATATCTCTCGGTAGCTCAATCACTTAGTATTCTGTATAAAAATTCGATGCTCGAAACTGAATTCATTAAGTTCGTTATTAATAGCATATCAAACAAGGTGAATAGTGGAGCTTGTCCATATG CTGAAAGTGTATCCACAGACTCTGTGCGAAATTGCTTGAAGCTGCTAGAAAAATGGTCAGTGTTAGAAATTTCGAATGATCATGGTTTGCGTCTGTTAACGCTTGGAACGCTTTATGAAACATCCAAAGAATCTGTAAAGACTATTATTGGAAGAATAGCCAAAATAGTTCCGCCAAAAACCGGTTACCTGCATCTTTCAGCATAA
- the LOC120776156 gene encoding probable histone-lysine N-methyltransferase Mes-4, with the protein MRSEQKQNNATNVETRSSSAIEADTSFGYPVESIKGVNSNKNTFDKKLKRMKSEKCNFINKPENYEPRLSTPTTTRFSDNEGKRKDTSTCIGSGNRLSSSTPRRKRNMLANLYSDLSPKYIGFTTPPSSSTVAITSSESDGGLQTRSSRHRKLLVYVASPEIGGGSDSEVLSDSSKALLGCVRRAANQSVTPSPNRLSARKKFESPIDKLLARNGSVVLNDISKEKIVKNLAVSPNTILNNDIYESKPALSRNNETLIDVHCENNNNSPDLVNLPQKQINNIINCLITESNEEYNEQETTHIANLIKKESTSVVNNAGSDIANSSKGGTSEVGEENLEASTTELHSLDNFINPTAEVKIENDSFDKTTECKLEIVESPIDDAEAMLRYDLEGGESGESMILSNVVGLSAKSPSATSLDSAKGSSVVTGMDWMTFSTGDIFWGQIYSYCYWPCIVCPDPDGRTLSSERNVRNGEEYVLVHVRFFADSGRRNWVKRENLIPYTDLENYKQHMREIRKKYGKKSLKYKVLLPKPSKVMIWREAIKEANKVSEIVYEDRLTKFFEIYEHKKVLQKIQRKQRKLSTDNNSRTDSLSHDPMESLIVKNPLASGKRDRSVSPYSPAYSPLKPVSKTKRRKLSDAFTQPQQTTENSGGDSNETNESSNNNSGTVQVKENETNTLASFAALHEMEMGNSEYRKFYNAMREFVLEDNMDESLERSLMVASRNIWALKQINIHQIKRRLQAGSNEHELGSSLVENGSGEGAVKRLSNRLKTLKHRHSLPTKFNNEFELEPQGKQQQEEGEVQAVDNKPKRQLNRPIEEVIDDIFNLDNKYLFRGLARDPVCKYCLHPGGPLVRCAKGCQTWLHADCIGKDPTALKKTRNGGRRKSNIINVRRSSSKLSVDMKASFENPIASINNGQEIAGTSSSLNNYHVTADGDVDDHIIKVNMEVICDSCAIGKPPVCAVCKEDNSSDSNKEELILCNMPHCSKAFHTACCRYWPQAKFTKSKNKIESFRCPSHVCHTCVSDDPKGKFQHLSNSKLTKCVKCPASYHMDSTCIPAGSQILTAAHIICPRHGISSKSDGHVNVSWCFICVGGGQVICCETCPTAVHAKCLNIPLDPSEGYICEECESGRLPLYGEMVWAKFNSFRWWPAIILPPTEIPQNIRRKAHNPNDFVVRFFGTHDHGWISRRRVYLYLEGDSSEPPKTKSSLDQSYNRGVEEAKRIYEIIKSKKMAQRLSNENKEKLHPQPYVRIKANRAVHPVKLHIDLEKVNKCECRSYDENPCGPNSNCLNRVLYHECNPKLCPAGERCQNQMFESRLSPRLDVVYLKERGFGLVCREPINAGDFIIEYVGEIIDDNEFKQRISQKSLDRDENFYFLSVEKDYIIDAGPKGNLARFMNHSCDPNCETQKWSVNGLNRIGLFAIKDIPADTELTFNYHWDDLLGNQKKLCLCGALKCVGEIGGKNREEKVSKENTAVETNKVKAGPTRKRKPLKRLQNRAREANGKKPSKKRANATVKTPVRIEESADENTSHQNSDNSINTAAKINEDDNTTNIF; encoded by the exons ATGCGTTccgagcaaaaacaaaataacgcGACCAATGTAGAAACACGTAGCAGTTCGGCAATAGAAGCTGATACTTCTTTTGGATATCCGGTAGAAAGTATTAAAGGTGTTAATAGCAATAAAAACACTTTCGATAAAAAGCTCAAAAGaatgaaaagtgaaaagtgtaattttattaataaaccaGAAAACTATGAGCCTCGATTGTcgacaccaacaacaaccagaTTCTCGGACAATGAGGGAAAAAGAAAAGATACATCAACGTGTATTGGTTCAGGCAATAGATTGTCTTCGTCTACGCCACGCA GGAAACGTAACATGTTAGCCAATTTATATTCGGACTTGAGCCCTAAATATATTGGATTTACGACACCCCCATCATCGTCAACAGTTGCCATAACTAGCAGCGAAAGTGATGGTGGTCTTCAAACTAGAAGTTCTCGTCATCGTAAATTACTTGTATATGTTGCCAGTCCCGAGATAGGAGGAGGTAGCGATAGTGAAGTCTTGTCTGATTCGTCCAAAGCACTGTTAGGCTGCGTCAGACGAGCGGCAAATCAATCAGTAACGCCGTCCCCGAATAGATTGTCAGCGCGCAAAAAATTTGAGAGTCCCATTGATAAATTATTAGCACGGAATGGCTCAGTTGTGTTAAATGATATTAGCAaagaaaaaatagtgaaaaactTAGCTGTAAGTCCAAATACTATATTAAATAACGATATATATGAAAGTAAACCTGCACTTTCAAGAAATAATGAAACACTCATTGATGTTCAttgcgaaaataataataattcgcCTGATTTGGTAAATCTGCcgcaaaagcaaataaacaatatCATTAATTGCTTAATAACTGAAAGCAATGAAGAGTATAATGAACAAGAAACAACACATATcgctaatttaataaaaaaggaatCGACAAGTGTTGTAAATAATGCAGGATCAGATATTGCTAACTCTTCCAAAGGTGGAACTAGTGAGGTTGGCGAAGAAAATTTGGAAGCCTCTACAACAGAACTTCATTCTCTGGACAACTTCATTAATCCAACAGCAGaagtaaaaatcgaaaatgatAGCTTTGATAAAACCACGGAATGTAAACTGGAAATCGTTGAAAGTCCCATAGACGATGCAGAGGCAATGTTACGGTACGATTTAGAGGGAGGAGAGAGTGGCGAGTCCATGATATTAAGCAACGTCGTTGGTTTAAGTGCGAAATCACCTTCTGCAACCAGTTTAGATAGCGCTAAAGGCTCTTCTGTGGTAACGGGAATGGATTGGATGACATTTTCAACAGGAGATATCTTTTGGGGACAAATATACTCTTACTGCTATTGGCCTTGCATAGTATGTCCGGATCCCGATGGTAGGACGTTGTCATCTGAACGCAATGTGCGTAATGGGGAAGAATATGTATTAGTTCATGTACGATTCTTTGCTGATAGCGGTCGGAGGAATTGGGTAAAACGTGAAAACCTCATCCCATATACCGATCTAGAAAATTACAAGCAACATATGCGTGAAATACGCAAAAAATATGGCAAGAAGAGTCTAAAATATAAGGTACTTTTACCAAAGCCAAGTAAAGTAATGATCTGGCGTGAAGCAATAAAAGAAGCAAATAAAGTCTCTGAAATCGTATACGAGGATAGGTTAacaaagttttttgaaatttacgaGCATAAAAA agtcttgcaaaaaatacaaagaaaacaaCGAAAATTGAGCACGGACAACAATAGTAGAACTGATAGTTTAAGTCACGATCCTATGGAAAGTTTAATAGTAAAAAATCCTTTGGCTTCGGGAAAACGCGATCGTTCAGTTTCGCCTTACAGTCCCGCCTATTCACCGCTAAAACCAGTATCGAAAACGAAGCGACGAAAATTAAGTGATGCTTTTACACAACCGCAGCAAACTACAGAGAACTCAGGTGGAGATAGTAACGAGACTAATGAAAGCTCTAATAATAATTCCGGTACTGTGCAAGTTAAAGAAAACGAAACTAACACTTTGGCTTCGTTTGCTGCGTTGCATGAAATGGAAATGGGTAACAGCGAATATAGAAAGTTTTACAACGCTATGAGAGAATTCGTATTGGAAGATAATATGGACGAATCTTTGGAAAGAAGCTTAATGGTTGCATCACGGAACATTTGGGCATTAAAGCAGATTAATATACATCAAATAAAACGGCGATTGCAGGCAGGAAGTAATGAGCATGAGCTGGGCTCTAGTCTTGTTGAAAATGGTAGTGGAGAAGGTGCTGTCAAGCGGCTTTCGAATagattaaaaactttgaaacatCGTCATAGTTTACCAACcaaatttaataatgaattcGAATTGGAACCGCAAgggaaacaacaacaagaagaagGTGAAGTTCAAGCAGTTGATAACAAACCCAAACGTCAATTGAACCGACCTATTGAAGAAGTTATCGATGATATTTTCAACTTAGATAACAAGTATTTATTTCGAGGATTAGCTCGTGATCCTGTTTGTAAGTACTGTCTTCATCCCGGTGGTCCATTGGTCAGATGTGCCAAAGGTTGTCAGACTTGGTTGCATGCTGATTGTATTGGAAAAGATCCAACAGCTTTAAAAAAAACGCGGAACGGAGGTCGtcgaaaatcaaatattataaatgtaagGCGTAGTTCTTCTAAATTATCCGTTGATATGAAAGCGTCATTTGAAAATCCAATAGCTTCAATAAATAACGGTCAGGAAATTGCTGGCACCTCATCATCATTAAACAATTACCATGTTACTGCCGACGGAGATGTTGATGATCACATCATTAAAGTAAATATGGAAGTAATTTGCGATTCCTGTGCAATAGGAAAGCCCCCTGTTTGTGCAGTATGCAAAGAAGACAATTCATCAGATTCAAACAAGGaagaattaattttatgtaaCATGCCTCATTGTTCGAAAGCTTTCCATACTGCTTGTTGTAGATATTGGCCACAAGCAAAGTTCAccaaatcgaaaaataaaattgaatcttttCGCTGCCCGTCGCATGTTTGTCACacttgtgtttcagatgatcccaAAGGCAAATTTCAACATTTAAGTAACTCGAAActtacaaaatgtgtgaaatgtcCTGCTAGTTATCATATGGATTCGACTTGCATACCTGCCGGTTCTCAAATACTGACAGCAGCGCATATAATATGCCCTCGCCATGGTATATCAAGTAAATCAGATGGACACGTGAACGTCAGTTGGTGTTTCATTTGCGTAGGAGGCGGTCAGGTAATCTGTTGTGAAACTTGTCCAACCGCTGTGCACGCGAAATGTTTAAATATCCCCCTTGATCCAAGTGAAGGTTACATATGTGAGGAGTGTGAGTCTGGTCGTCTGCCATTGTATGGGGAAATGGTATGGGCTAAATTCAATTCGTTCCGATGGTGGCCGGCTATAATACTGCCACCAACAGAAATACCACAAAATATCAGACGAAAGGCACATAACCCAAATGATTTTGTAGTTCGTTTCTTTGGAACACATGACCATGGTTGGATCTCTAGGCGTCGCGTTTATCTTTATTTGGAGGGTGACAGTTCGGAACCGCCGAAAACAAAATCaa GTTTGGATCAGAGTTATAATCGCGGCGTTGAGGAAGCGAAAcgtatatatgaaattataaaatcgaaGAAGATGGCACAACGcctttcaaatgaaaataaagagaAGTTACATCCACAACCATATGTGCGGATTAAAGCTAATCGGGCCGTTCATCCGGTTAAACTGCACATAGATTTGGAAAAGGTCAATAAATGTGAATGCAGAAGTTACGATGAGAATCCATGTGGGCCGAATTCAAATTGTTTGAATCGTGTTCTATATCATGAGTGCAATCCAAAGTTGTGTCCAGCGGGCGAACGTTGTCAAAACCAAATGTTCGAATCAAGATTATCACCACGGCTAGATGTTGTCTATCTGAAGGAGCGTGGTTTCGGGCTGGTGTGTAGAGAACCCATAAATGCGGGAGATTTTATTATTGAGTACGTTGGTGAAATCATCGATGATAATGAGTTTAAGCAACGAATATCTCAAAAGTCTTTGGATCGTGatgaaaatttctattttctgTCAGTGGAGAAGGACTACATTATTGATGCGGGTCCGAAGGGGAATTTGGCACGCTTCATGAATCATTCCTGTGACCCGAATTGTGAGACACAAAAATGGTCAGTAAACGGTCTGAATCGAATAGGACTTTTTGCTATTAAAGATATACCAGCG GACACGGAACTAACATTTAATTATCATTGGGATGATTTATTAGGAAATCAGAAAAAGTTATGCTTATGTGGAGCACTTAAATGTGTTGGTGAAATAGGTGGTAAAAACAGAGAAGAAAAGGTTTCTAAA GAGAACACCGCAGTCGAAACAAACAAAGTTAAAGCCGGTCCCACACGGAAGAGAAAACCTTTAAAAAGGCTTCAAAATCGTGCCAGGGAAGCAAATGGGAAGAAACCAAGCAAAAAGCGTGCTAATGCAACAGTGAAGACTCCAGTAAGGATTGAGGAATCAGCAGATGAGAACACATCACACCAGAACAGTGACAACTCCATTAATACTGCTGCCAAAATTAATGAAGACgacaatacaacaaatatattttga